Proteins encoded together in one Miscanthus floridulus cultivar M001 chromosome 16, ASM1932011v1, whole genome shotgun sequence window:
- the LOC136513568 gene encoding D-glycerate 3-kinase, chloroplastic-like, which translates to MAPLHAALPPPSAAAAHHHAAAPPVFLARSPYHPRRAAASCSLAAAVPSSRKAFLSCPPDHWTTAAPPRAIPSSSSSPALIASVQDLYDFIYSGPLVDRIGYTDEKIAESIDRWLLAGARLARLFRLNELQLSEAEKTRIYHFYIPVFLWCEDQVMEHRAKYNDGDDIPPLVIGVSAPQGSGKTTLVFALDYLFRVAGRNSVTLSIDDLYLTAKEQNELRDRNPGNALLELRGNAGSHDLQFSVETLESLIKLTKEGMKMKVPRYDKSTFGGRGDRADPSVWPEVEGPLEVVLFEGWMLGFKPLPNEEVKKVDPQLEVVNKNLEAYYGAWDRFIQSWIVIKIREPSCVCQWRLQAEVAMRADGKPGMSDEEVMDFVSRYLPAYQAYLPALYKEGPNGSNPDHLLVIDIDENRNPICGGSWDVACL; encoded by the exons ATGGCGCCGCTCCACGCCGCGCTGCCgccgccctccgccgccgccgctcaccaCCACGCGGCAGCCCCGCCTGTCTTCCTCGCCCGCTCGCCGTACCACCCCCGCAGGGCGGCGGCCTCctgctcgctcgccgccgccgttccCTCGTCGAGAAAAG CGTTCCTGTCATGCCCGCCGGACCACTGGACcacggccgcgccgccgcgcgccatcccgtcgtcgtcgtcgtccccggCGCTCATCGCGTCCGTGCAGGACCTGTACGACTTCATCTACAGCGGCCCGCTGGTTGACAGGATCGGCTACACCGATGAGAAGATCGCCGAGTCCATCGACCGCTGGCTTCTCGCCGGGGCTCGGTTGGCGCGCCTCTTCCGCCTCAACGAGCTCCAGCTGTCGGAGGCCGAGAAGACCCGGATATACCACTTCTACATCCCCGTCTTCCTCTGGTGCGAGGACCAGGTCATGGAGCACAGAGCCAAGTACAACGACGGTGATGACATCCCACCATTGGTG ATTGGGGTCAGCGCTCCCCAAGGAAGTGGAAAGACGACTCTTGTCTTCGCACTTGATTATCTTTTTCGGGTTGCTGGTAG GAATTCTGTCACTTTGTCTATAGATGACCTCTATTTGACAGCAAAAGAACAG AATGAACTGAGGGACAGAAATCCTGGAAATGCTCTTTTAGAG CTCCGTGGAAACGCTGGAAGCCACGATCTCCAATTCTCAGTTGAAACACTTGAGTCACTGATCAAACTAACAAAGGAAG GTATGAAGATGAAGGTTCCACGGTATGACAAG TCTACTTTTGGGGGAAGGGGTGACCGAGCTGATCCTTCTGTATGGCCAGAGGTTGAAGGGCCCTTAGAG GTTGTTCTGTTTGAAGGATGGATGCTCGGATTTAAACCTCTTCCAAATGAAGAAGTGAAAAAAGTGGATCCACAG CTTGAGGTGGTTAACAAGAACCTTGAAGCATACTATGGTGCTTGGGACAGGTTCATCCAATCATGGATTGTTATTAAAATAAGAGAACCCAGTTGTGTATGCCAGTGGAGGCTGCAG GCAGAGGTAGCTATGAGAGCAGATGGAAAACCTGGAATGTCTGATGAGGAG GTTATGGATTTCGTATCACGGTACCTACCAGCATACCAAGCATATTTGCCCGCACTATACAAAGAGGGACCAAATGGTTCGAATCCAGACCATCTGCTGGTCATCGACATAGATGAAAATAGGAATCCTATTTGTGGTGGATCATGGGATGTCGCATGTTTGTGA
- the LOC136513567 gene encoding MACPF domain-containing protein At4g24290-like, producing MALKATAQGAAEAAVAAIGRGYDVVSDVRLKYCKGKLADPDARLIDVSRDEVQDVLLPGGIRVAAVPKSIKCDKGERTRFRSDVLSFQQMSEQFNRELSLTGKIPSGMFNSMFDFSGCWQKDAANTKSLAFDGWYISLYTVALSKSRILLRDHVTQAVPSTWDPAALARFIDKFGTHIVVGVKMGGKDVIYLKQQHSSSLQPAAVQKRLKDMSDRRFLDANGQYDMSNKDAYGKDKHDVRDQRLRFVESSPSSSYCSKEDLVMVVKRRGGKEWDKDMPHSEWINTVQSEPDVISMSFLPITSLLNGVPGCGFLNHAINLYLRYKPPIEELHQFLEFQLPRQWAPVYSDHPLGPQRKKQSSASLPLSFMGPRLYVCTNMVDVGERPVTGIRLYLEGKKSNMLAIHLQHLCSLPQILQLQDDPYNHRTPEPYDHKYLEPFGSWKRFSHVYTAPVESDDDSSIVTGAQLHVSSHGLRKVLFLRLNFSKVSNAALVKNPEWEGSPNLGQKSGLISTLISTHFSTAAQKPAPRPADVNINSAVYPGGPPAPAQVPKLLKYVDTAEMVRGPQDTPGYWVVSGAKLQLERGKISLRVKYSLLTAMVPDDEYPLDE from the exons ATGGCGCTTAAGGCCACGGCGCAGGGCGCCGCGGAGGCGGCCGTAGCGGCCATCGGCCGGGGCTACGACGTCGTCTCCGACGTCCGCCTCAAGTACTGCAAGGGCAAGCTCGCGGACCCGGACGCGCGCCTCATTGACGTCTCCCGCGATGAGGTCCAGGACGTCCTGCTCCCCGGCGGGATCAGGGTCGCCGCCGTCCCCAAGTCCATCAAGTGCGACAAGGGCGAGCGCACGCGCTTCCGCTCCGATGTCCTCTCGTTCCAGCAG ATGTCAGAGCAGTTCAACCGGGAGCTATCATTGACTGGGAAAATTCCTTCCGGCATGTTCAATAGCATGTTTGATTTTTCCGGGTGCTGGCAGAAAGATGCAGCTAACACCAAGTCACTTGCTTTTGATGGTTGGTACATTTCGCTATACACCGTGGCGCTATCAAAATCTCGGATCCTACTGCGCGATCATGTTACTCAGGCAGTTCCTTCAACCTGGGATCCTGCTGCTTTGGCAAG GTTTATTGACAAGTTTGGAACGCACATAGTTGTTGGTGTCAAAATGGGAGGGAAAGATGTTATCTATTTGAAACAACAACATTCATCAAGCTTGCAACCAGCTGCTGTCCAGAAACGACTCAAGGATATGTCGGACAGGAGATTTCTGGATGCAAACGGACAGTATGACATGAGTAACAAGGATGCGTATGGGAAGGACAAG CACGATGTGAGAGACCAACGGCTAAGATTTGTGGAATCAAGCCCATCAAGTTCATACTGTTCGAAGGAG GACTTGGTGATGGTGGTTAAGCGGAGAGGTGGAAAGGAATGGGACAAAGATATGCCTCACAGTGAATGGATAAACACTGTTCAATCAGAACCTGATGTTATCTCAATGTCCTTTTTACCTATTACGTCGTTGTTGAACGGAGTACCTGGCTGTGGGTTTCTGAACCATGCAATTAATCTATACCTACGCT ATAAGCCTCCGATTGAAGAACTACATCAATTTTTGGAGTTCCAGCTACCAAGACAATGGGCACCTGTGTACAGTGACCACCCTCTTGGCCCTCAGAGGAAGAAACAGAGCAGTGCATCTTTGCCCTTAAGTTTTATGGGACCGAGGCTCTATGTCTGCACTAATATG GTTGATGTGGGTGAAAGACCTGTTACTGGAATTCGGTTGTATCTTGAGGGGAAGAAGAGCAACATGCTGGCCATCCACCTTCAGCATCTATGTTCGCTGCCTCAAATCCTGCAGCTCCAGGATGATCCATACAACCACCGAACTCCAGAACCATATGACCACAAGTACCTGGAACCATTTGGATCCTGGAAGCGTTTCTCTCATGTTTACACGGCGCCAGTGGAGTCAGACGACGACTCCTCAATCGTGACCGGGGCACAGCTACATGTGAGCAGCCATGGGTTGAGGAAGGTCCTCTTCCTCCGCCTCAATTTCTCCAAAGTCAGCAATGCTGCACTTGTCAAAAACCCCGAGTGGGAAGGGTCGCCGAATCTGGGGCAGAAATCTGGTCTCATCTCGACGCTCATCAGCACGCATTTCTCTACGGCGGCTCAGAAGCCTGCCCCTCGCCCTGCAGATGTGAACATCAACTCGGCTGTGTACCCAGGTGGTCCGCCAGCACCTGCGCAGGTACCAAAGCTTCTCAAGTATGTGGACACAGCAGAGATGGTGCGCGGACCGCAGGACACGCCAGGATACTGGGTGGTCTCTGGTGCCAAGCTGCAGCTGGAGAGGGGCAAGATATCGCTGCGGGTGAAGTATTCACTCTTGACAGCCATGGTACCTGACGATGAGTATCCACTTGATGAATGA